The following proteins come from a genomic window of Frankia casuarinae:
- the argJ gene encoding bifunctional glutamate N-acetyltransferase/amino-acid acetyltransferase ArgJ has translation MSVTAPRGFRAAGVAAGLKPSGRPDVALVVNDGPSDAAAGIFTANRVQAAPVLWTRQVLADGRLRAVILNSGGANACTGPAGFADTHATAEHVAGALGLGAGDVAVCSTGLIGVRLPMDNLLAGATKAVADLADTDTAGAAAAEAIRTTDTVAKAAVRTSSTTPGVTIGGMGKGAAMLAPSLATMLVVVTTDAVADAATLDRVIRASSRVSFERVDSDGCLSTNDTVLLLASGAAGVSLPEAELTGLVTEVCIDLAQQMLGDAEGSTKTIAITVTGAATEDDGLEVGRAVARNNLLKCALYGKDPNWGRVLAAIGTTKAVFEPDALDVSINEVRVCRAGAPGEDRDLVDLSGREVRIGVDLHAGDAEVTVWTNDLTDGYVYENSAYST, from the coding sequence TTGAGCGTTACCGCCCCACGGGGCTTCCGCGCCGCCGGAGTGGCGGCCGGGTTGAAGCCGTCCGGCCGTCCGGACGTGGCGCTCGTCGTCAACGACGGGCCGTCCGACGCCGCCGCCGGGATCTTCACCGCCAACCGGGTTCAGGCGGCTCCGGTGCTCTGGACCCGCCAGGTCCTCGCCGACGGCCGGCTGCGCGCCGTCATCCTCAACTCCGGCGGGGCGAACGCCTGCACCGGTCCGGCCGGATTCGCCGATACCCATGCCACGGCCGAGCACGTCGCCGGGGCGCTCGGCCTCGGTGCCGGCGACGTCGCGGTCTGCTCGACCGGTCTCATCGGCGTCCGCCTGCCCATGGACAACCTGCTCGCCGGCGCCACCAAGGCGGTGGCGGACCTCGCTGACACCGACACCGCCGGCGCCGCGGCTGCGGAGGCGATCCGCACCACCGACACCGTCGCGAAGGCCGCGGTCCGCACCTCGTCAACGACCCCGGGTGTCACCATCGGCGGGATGGGTAAGGGCGCGGCGATGCTGGCGCCGTCGCTCGCGACGATGCTCGTGGTGGTCACCACCGACGCCGTCGCGGACGCCGCCACCCTCGATCGGGTGATCCGGGCGTCCTCGCGGGTCAGCTTCGAGCGGGTCGATTCCGACGGCTGCCTGTCCACCAACGACACCGTGCTGCTGCTGGCCTCGGGCGCCGCCGGGGTGAGCCTGCCCGAGGCGGAGCTGACGGGGCTGGTCACCGAGGTGTGCATCGACCTCGCCCAGCAGATGCTCGGCGATGCCGAGGGTTCGACGAAGACCATCGCCATCACCGTGACCGGAGCCGCGACCGAGGACGACGGGCTGGAGGTCGGCCGGGCCGTCGCCCGCAACAACCTGCTCAAGTGCGCTCTGTACGGCAAGGACCCGAACTGGGGACGGGTGCTCGCCGCGATCGGCACCACGAAGGCCGTCTTCGAGCCCGACGCGCTGGACGTGTCCATCAACGAGGTGCGGGTCTGCCGGGCCGGGGCCCCCGGCGAGGACCGCGACCTCGTCGACCTGTCCGGCCGTGAGGTGCGCATCGGCGTCGATCTGCACGCCGGCGATGCCGAGGTCACCGTCTGGACGAACGACCTGACCGACGGGTACGTCTACGAGAACTCGGCGTACTCGACATGA